From the Flavimarina sp. Hel_I_48 genome, one window contains:
- a CDS encoding sensor histidine kinase, protein MNLLGNFINRTRDISTRHHVVFWLVYFSFNTLRWGSYYDDLLFSLKGNLIEFPLHIGLCYFTIYYLIPKFIYSRKFILFSSIVIVAIFVMALLKYLLTYWLISHNVWPEGPQQTTDFTFNYAIVMMLGEFYVLSFVTAIKITADFLRESSRVSRLEKAQMETELRFLRSQISPHFFFNTLNNIYSLSLEQSTKTPDVVLKLSELMRYLVYETKPNKQSLKKELLCIQNYLELERIRYGELLNIDLNLSGSLENKKIPPMLLIPFVENAFKHGANKNVGSVSIKIDFTVEDEFLYFKISNTATSKSYVPKHKNPGGIGIDNVKKRLELGYNKEEYQLDIHNFKDEFVVDLKLKLR, encoded by the coding sequence ATGAATTTACTGGGAAATTTCATTAACAGGACGAGAGATATCAGCACCAGGCACCACGTGGTATTCTGGCTTGTGTATTTTTCATTCAATACCTTAAGGTGGGGCAGTTATTATGATGATCTGCTGTTTTCCCTAAAGGGGAATCTGATAGAATTCCCCTTACACATAGGCCTCTGCTATTTTACTATTTACTATCTCATACCTAAATTTATATATTCACGAAAATTCATCCTGTTTTCAAGCATCGTTATAGTGGCAATCTTTGTAATGGCACTTTTAAAGTATCTACTGACTTACTGGCTAATAAGTCATAATGTATGGCCTGAAGGGCCCCAGCAAACCACAGATTTTACGTTTAATTATGCGATTGTGATGATGCTGGGCGAGTTTTATGTACTCTCGTTTGTAACAGCAATAAAAATAACGGCAGATTTTCTCCGGGAAAGCAGTAGGGTCTCGCGACTTGAGAAAGCACAGATGGAGACCGAACTACGCTTTTTGCGCTCCCAGATTTCGCCGCATTTTTTCTTTAACACCCTCAATAATATCTACTCGCTTAGCCTGGAACAATCTACGAAGACCCCAGATGTTGTCCTTAAGCTTTCTGAACTTATGCGCTATCTGGTCTATGAGACCAAACCCAACAAGCAAAGTTTAAAAAAAGAATTGCTCTGCATACAAAATTACCTGGAGCTGGAACGCATACGCTATGGCGAACTCTTAAATATTGACCTGAACCTTTCGGGTAGTCTTGAGAATAAAAAAATCCCACCCATGCTCCTGATTCCTTTTGTTGAAAATGCGTTTAAACACGGTGCCAACAAAAATGTGGGATCTGTTTCCATAAAGATAGATTTCACCGTGGAAGATGAGTTTTTATATTTCAAGATCAGCAATACCGCAACCAGCAAAAGCTACGTACCGAAACATAAAAACCCCGGTGGAATAGGCATAGATAATGTCAAAAAAAGACTTGAACTAGGATATAATAAAGAGGAATACCAACTGGACATTCATAACTTTAAAGATGAATTTGTAGTTGATCTAAAGCTGAAACTGAGATGA